In one window of Leptospira sp. WS92.C1 DNA:
- a CDS encoding cytochrome P450, which translates to MFFLTSSLSPKKDSKKPKSPPGSYGFFALRHLPKMRRDIIGFFQDMKKKHGDVVLFGIRKTRIFMIQSPEDIRHILQENSANYQKSVFYIELKRILGKGLLTSEGDFWKKQRRLIQPAFHRQRISEFTHTMAEETQNLFQEWQSKQKDGKLRVDLSEEMMRLTFAIVGKTLFRSDVKEYSEIIAKNVEIAMQEVTKRLTTIFPPPIHWPLPGNKRLRNSVESMNQVIYELIDQRKKNPSNDLISMLLEIQDEETGEKMSLEQVRDEAITLLLAGHETTANALTWAFHLLSNHPEVYSKLQEEARNVLGDKTPGLEDIGFLSYSRMVLEESMRLYPPAWAVERCAIGHDTVGDYDVSPGTNVAICIYLIHRDPRYWKNPESFWPERFLEENSKDRPKYAYIPFGGGPRICIGNVFAMTEGILILSMIAGKYNLKPVSGHKVEMEPLVTLRPKYGMLMDLVST; encoded by the coding sequence ATGTTTTTCTTAACTTCCAGTCTTTCCCCTAAAAAGGATTCCAAAAAACCAAAATCCCCACCGGGTTCTTACGGTTTTTTCGCACTCCGGCATTTGCCTAAGATGCGGAGGGATATCATCGGATTTTTTCAAGATATGAAAAAGAAACACGGAGACGTGGTTCTTTTTGGAATTCGTAAAACGAGGATTTTTATGATCCAAAGTCCGGAAGATATCCGTCATATTCTTCAGGAAAACAGCGCAAACTATCAGAAAAGTGTATTCTACATCGAACTCAAACGGATTCTCGGAAAAGGTCTTCTTACATCCGAAGGTGATTTCTGGAAAAAACAAAGAAGGCTGATTCAGCCCGCGTTTCATCGTCAAAGAATATCAGAATTTACTCATACGATGGCCGAGGAGACTCAGAATCTCTTTCAAGAATGGCAATCCAAACAAAAGGACGGAAAGCTCAGAGTCGATTTATCCGAAGAAATGATGCGGCTTACTTTTGCAATCGTGGGAAAAACCTTGTTTCGTTCGGACGTAAAAGAATATTCCGAAATCATTGCAAAGAACGTCGAAATCGCGATGCAGGAAGTGACAAAACGTTTGACGACGATTTTTCCTCCTCCGATTCATTGGCCGCTTCCCGGAAATAAAAGACTGCGCAACTCGGTCGAGTCGATGAATCAAGTCATTTATGAGTTGATCGATCAGAGAAAGAAAAATCCTTCCAACGATTTGATCTCGATGCTTTTGGAAATCCAGGACGAAGAAACCGGAGAAAAGATGAGTCTTGAACAGGTTCGGGACGAAGCCATCACTCTTTTACTCGCGGGTCACGAAACCACCGCAAACGCTCTCACTTGGGCGTTTCATCTTTTGTCAAATCATCCCGAGGTTTATTCGAAACTCCAAGAAGAAGCCAGGAATGTTCTGGGAGATAAAACTCCCGGATTGGAAGATATCGGGTTTTTATCCTATTCCAGAATGGTTTTGGAAGAATCGATGCGTTTGTATCCTCCGGCTTGGGCTGTGGAACGTTGCGCGATCGGTCATGATACGGTCGGAGATTATGATGTTTCGCCGGGGACCAATGTTGCTATCTGCATCTATTTGATTCACAGAGATCCTCGTTATTGGAAAAATCCTGAGAGTTTTTGGCCGGAACGGTTTTTGGAGGAAAACTCAAAAGATCGACCTAAATACGCGTATATCCCGTTTGGCGGAGGTCCGAGGATTTGTATCGGTAACGTTTTTGCTATGACCGAAGGGATTTTAATTCTGAGTATGATCGCCGGAAAATACAATCTGAAGCCGGTTTCGGGGCATAAGGTCGAAATGGAACCTTTAGTCACATTGAGACCCAAGTACGGAATGTTGATGGATCTGGTTTCCACTTGA